A genome region from candidate division KSB1 bacterium includes the following:
- a CDS encoding PIN domain-containing protein: MRIYLDNCCFNRPFDDQKQTRIRLETEAKLFIQNRIINSNLEFVWSYILEYENSVNPFRERQRSIQLWRKHAVINISETDSIIQKAEEITKNGVKSKDALHIACSIYGSCDYFITTDDDILNKIKNHDEIKIIDPINFVRNIVS, from the coding sequence ATGCGAATATACCTTGACAATTGCTGTTTTAATCGTCCTTTTGACGATCAGAAACAAACAAGAATTAGATTAGAAACAGAAGCAAAATTATTTATTCAAAACAGGATCATTAACAGTAATTTAGAGTTCGTGTGGTCCTATATACTGGAGTATGAAAATTCAGTGAATCCTTTTCGAGAACGGCAACGTTCAATCCAGTTATGGCGAAAACATGCTGTTATCAATATTTCTGAAACCGACTCTATTATACAAAAAGCAGAAGAGATAACAAAAAATGGCGTTAAAAGCAAAGATGCTTTACACATTGCTTGTTCTATATATGGATCGTGCGACTATTTCATAACTACAGATGATGATATATTGAATAAAATAAAAAATCATGATGAAATCAAAATCATTGATCCTATAAATTTTGTGAGGAATATTGTATCATGA